In the Pseudoalteromonas tunicata genome, one interval contains:
- a CDS encoding ParB N-terminal domain-containing protein, which translates to MVKKRKNDTRIDPFSTFVETSNLDALLESASVGQEITMPAPADPNRSIKLTCKIIKYNDIEQLTKVYGKNRRVQSLLNEQAVADILPAIKADKRNQHPALCWSKEGVEYVLAGSRRRKACLLAKADYIVLTSNDFNDEDAKILAVSSDQYIAPSLWELGQAYSETKHDLIQAGKKGSYREIAEVEGVSHTAIADALKAFDKIPNEVIALYPTANFVGREVAKKIIAAIELNQAVFFDTVTAIKNNLSNYQQESDEKTAIAITKALVEQPTVEIQANREKLEFNSEYIIGHRNQKTGDLVIKIDNRVLTDKRFEQLEKLLANFN; encoded by the coding sequence ATGGTAAAAAAACGTAAAAATGACACTCGAATCGATCCTTTTTCTACTTTTGTTGAAACGAGTAACCTAGATGCATTACTTGAAAGCGCAAGTGTTGGCCAAGAAATTACAATGCCAGCCCCTGCTGATCCTAACCGCTCAATTAAACTAACTTGTAAAATCATTAAATATAATGATATCGAACAGTTAACTAAAGTTTATGGTAAAAACCGCCGTGTACAGTCATTATTAAATGAGCAAGCTGTTGCTGATATTCTACCCGCAATTAAAGCCGATAAACGTAACCAACACCCTGCTCTTTGTTGGTCAAAAGAAGGCGTAGAATACGTATTAGCTGGCTCTAGACGCCGCAAAGCATGTCTGCTTGCAAAGGCCGATTATATCGTATTAACCTCAAATGATTTTAACGATGAAGATGCCAAAATCTTAGCTGTATCATCAGATCAATACATAGCGCCAAGCTTATGGGAATTAGGTCAAGCATACAGCGAAACCAAACATGACCTGATCCAAGCAGGTAAAAAAGGCTCCTATCGTGAAATTGCAGAAGTCGAAGGAGTATCACATACTGCTATCGCTGATGCACTTAAAGCGTTTGATAAAATACCGAATGAAGTGATAGCTCTTTACCCTACCGCAAATTTTGTAGGTCGTGAGGTTGCTAAGAAAATCATTGCCGCTATTGAACTTAATCAAGCTGTATTTTTTGATACTGTAACTGCAATAAAAAACAATCTTTCGAATTATCAGCAAGAAAGTGATGAAAAAACCGCAATTGCGATAACAAAAGCATTAGTTGAACAGCCAACAGTTGAAATTCAAGCCAATCGTGAAAAGCTTGAATTTAATAGTGAATATATTATCGGTCATCGAAATCAAAAAACAGGCGATTTAGTGATTAAAATTGATAACCGAGTACTCACCGATAAACGTTTTGAGCAACTTGAAAAGTTACTTGCGAATTTTAATTAA
- a CDS encoding HIT family protein, producing the protein MDYQGNDFYCEQVLSGKVKPRMVKEDKACLAFYHTKPFWPVHIVVIPKLHVPSLTQLGSYSASDLQHLICFVAEVAAMVENQYGAARVLTNLGQYQDSKHLHFHINFGSPDEV; encoded by the coding sequence ATGGACTATCAAGGAAATGATTTTTATTGTGAGCAAGTGCTCAGCGGAAAAGTTAAGCCCAGGATGGTTAAAGAAGATAAGGCTTGTTTGGCTTTTTATCATACAAAACCATTTTGGCCAGTACATATAGTTGTGATCCCAAAACTACATGTACCCTCTTTAACTCAACTTGGGTCATACAGTGCTTCTGACTTGCAACATTTAATCTGTTTTGTGGCCGAGGTCGCAGCTATGGTTGAAAACCAGTATGGTGCTGCCCGAGTATTAACTAACTTAGGGCAATATCAAGATTCAAAGCATTTGCATTTTCATATTAATTTTGGTTCACCAGATGAGGTATAG
- a CDS encoding helix-turn-helix domain-containing protein, whose protein sequence is MNQTDNHGPILARQLKRARQHRKWSLELCATHTGVSKAMLGQIERGESSPTVATLWKIATGFTLPLSYFLLTPGQDSGVEVPDDAAFQIQRNLNDLQIKTLLPFDSITRFELFQIVINPGYSHLSLPHNHGVIEHIVVISGAIEYLLNDNWLRLTAGQVAKFCADQPHGYRNVTQQTAVFHNLIFYGESYSG, encoded by the coding sequence TTGAATCAAACGGACAATCATGGCCCTATTCTCGCTAGGCAATTAAAGCGCGCTCGACAACATCGTAAGTGGAGTTTAGAACTTTGTGCTACCCACACCGGTGTTTCTAAGGCAATGTTAGGTCAAATTGAACGAGGAGAGTCAAGCCCTACTGTTGCAACGCTCTGGAAAATCGCAACAGGCTTTACGCTTCCTTTATCTTATTTTTTATTAACGCCGGGTCAGGATAGTGGAGTCGAGGTGCCTGATGACGCCGCTTTTCAAATTCAACGTAATTTAAATGACTTGCAAATAAAAACCTTGTTGCCCTTTGATAGTATTACTCGGTTTGAGCTGTTTCAGATTGTGATAAATCCTGGTTACAGTCATTTATCATTACCGCATAACCATGGGGTGATAGAGCATATAGTCGTCATCAGTGGCGCGATTGAATATTTACTTAATGATAATTGGCTACGCTTAACGGCAGGGCAAGTTGCTAAGTTTTGTGCTGATCAGCCTCATGGTTATCGCAATGTAACGCAACAAACGGCTGTATTTCATAATTTAATTTTTTATGGCGAGTCATATTCAGGGTAA
- a CDS encoding AAA family ATPase: MTIKKSALDTYKLLKATATVAEQSLEGRIQHYRAHIKAEDKELRTYTQKAAADLLGCNNRTLKRKHDQGDFDILEIKRGANGHYAYTLSNIYAMADIMGLRPSHRLPSDKLQVIVVNSLKGGCGKTTSLVNIAAALATTNIKRYRIGIIDLDPQGSSSSFFPPIAHDPITVGDLMRDCIELDENEVWSDVVSSAFLPTHIPNIRILPSGMDDFYFEHETATQLKDQVGYDQTRHYHKLLEKVIEPVASEFDLILIDTAPSLNFMFYNALMASTAMLIPVHPEAVDFDANNKYLKRLGEIYHTVAALGHDGWDFMQFLVTNYVKGNHSQRDIVKDVRSAFGRQVMSYPINHSAAITASSSSFNTIFDQKTSDSLASRESLIKAQENIKDVVDELEMLIRSNWASTQCTLESA, translated from the coding sequence AGCAACTGTTGCAGAGCAATCATTAGAAGGACGCATTCAACATTATCGTGCTCATATTAAAGCCGAAGACAAAGAATTACGTACTTATACACAAAAAGCTGCCGCTGATTTACTTGGTTGTAATAATCGCACACTTAAAAGAAAACATGACCAAGGCGATTTTGATATCCTTGAAATAAAACGAGGTGCGAATGGTCACTACGCTTATACGTTAAGTAATATCTATGCAATGGCAGATATTATGGGTCTACGTCCAAGCCATCGTTTGCCAAGTGATAAGCTCCAAGTAATAGTTGTTAATTCATTAAAAGGTGGCTGTGGTAAAACAACAAGCTTAGTCAACATTGCAGCAGCCTTAGCAACCACAAATATTAAACGTTATCGTATAGGCATTATTGATCTTGACCCTCAAGGTTCCTCTTCAAGTTTCTTTCCCCCAATAGCACATGATCCCATTACCGTTGGTGATTTAATGCGCGATTGTATTGAACTTGACGAAAACGAAGTATGGTCAGACGTAGTTTCTTCAGCCTTTTTACCCACTCATATTCCTAATATTCGTATTTTACCTTCAGGAATGGATGATTTTTATTTTGAGCATGAAACGGCTACACAATTAAAAGATCAAGTTGGTTACGATCAAACTCGCCATTATCATAAATTGCTAGAAAAAGTGATTGAGCCTGTTGCCAGTGAGTTCGATCTTATTTTAATAGACACAGCACCTTCACTTAACTTTATGTTTTATAATGCATTAATGGCATCTACTGCGATGTTAATACCAGTTCACCCAGAAGCTGTTGATTTTGATGCAAATAACAAATATTTAAAACGTTTAGGTGAGATTTATCACACTGTTGCAGCGCTTGGCCATGATGGTTGGGATTTTATGCAATTTTTAGTTACCAACTACGTTAAAGGTAATCATTCACAACGTGACATAGTCAAAGATGTTAGAAGTGCTTTTGGTCGTCAAGTAATGAGTTATCCAATAAATCATAGTGCAGCCATTACTGCCAGTTCATCATCTTTTAATACTATTTTTGATCAAAAAACATCAGACAGCCTCGCAAGTCGTGAATCATTGATCAAAGCACAAGAAAATATTAAAGATGTTGTTGATGAACTCGAAATGTTGATCCGTTCAAATTGGGCTTCAACCCAATGTACATTAGAATCAGCATAA
- a CDS encoding benzoate/H(+) symporter BenE family transporter: MIKIQHIHQGANALTAGFIAVLVGFTSSVALIYQAVVNLGGNADLVASWLMVLGLSMGILSITLSVLYRVPILIAWSTPGAALLISSSQGFTLEQATGAFIFCAVLIFISGVTGLFEKLMRRIPLPLASAMLAGVLVGFGIDVFNLLPQQTALIASMLITYLITKLISPRWCMIMVLIVGLIVAWSLQLLNFSALEFKLATLQFTNPQWSWPAVMNIGLPLFIVTMASQNLPGIAVMQAHNYPVPISKTLTITGATNILIAPFGGYAINFAAITAAICMTPEVNPNPNKRFLGSVAAGLFYILLAIGSGTLISLLDAMPSALILALAGIALFGTIASSLKLALSESYYLEASMITFLVTASDLVLLNIGSPLWGILAGCLTLFIQQITQKKANLIRLAFRQKQTKE, from the coding sequence ATGATAAAAATACAGCATATACATCAAGGTGCAAATGCATTAACAGCTGGTTTTATCGCTGTACTTGTTGGGTTCACCAGCTCTGTGGCGCTTATTTACCAAGCTGTTGTTAACTTAGGCGGGAATGCCGACTTAGTCGCAAGCTGGCTCATGGTCCTTGGTTTGAGCATGGGAATACTTTCTATCACATTATCAGTGCTTTACCGAGTGCCTATTTTAATTGCTTGGTCCACACCTGGTGCGGCATTACTCATTTCAAGCAGCCAAGGGTTTACCTTAGAACAAGCTACAGGCGCATTCATTTTTTGTGCTGTACTGATTTTTATTTCTGGAGTAACAGGGTTATTCGAAAAATTGATGCGCCGCATTCCATTACCTTTAGCAAGCGCGATGCTTGCAGGTGTACTTGTAGGTTTTGGAATTGATGTCTTTAATTTATTGCCTCAACAAACGGCATTAATTGCCAGCATGCTCATAACCTACCTTATAACTAAATTGATAAGCCCTAGATGGTGCATGATCATGGTATTAATTGTTGGACTTATCGTCGCTTGGTCTTTGCAACTACTAAACTTTTCAGCATTAGAATTTAAATTGGCAACACTTCAATTTACCAACCCACAGTGGAGCTGGCCTGCTGTGATGAATATAGGTTTACCTCTTTTTATTGTCACGATGGCATCACAAAACTTACCTGGAATTGCTGTGATGCAAGCCCACAATTATCCAGTTCCAATCTCAAAAACATTAACAATCACAGGCGCCACCAATATACTCATCGCGCCTTTTGGTGGTTATGCGATTAATTTTGCAGCGATCACCGCAGCAATATGTATGACGCCAGAGGTGAATCCTAATCCAAATAAACGCTTTTTAGGAAGCGTCGCTGCAGGGTTATTCTATATTTTGCTCGCCATTGGCAGTGGCACTTTAATCAGCCTATTAGATGCGATGCCCAGCGCGCTCATTCTTGCTCTAGCCGGTATAGCCCTTTTTGGCACAATTGCGAGTAGCTTAAAACTCGCTTTGTCTGAATCATATTATCTAGAAGCATCCATGATCACCTTTTTAGTTACGGCGTCGGATTTGGTGCTACTGAATATTGGCTCACCACTTTGGGGGATTCTAGCGGGGTGTTTAACTCTATTTATTCAACAAATAACGCAAAAAAAAGCCAACCTAATTAGGTTGGCTTTTAGACAAAAACAAACAAAGGAGTAA
- a CDS encoding DEAD/DEAH box helicase, with product MAKGFTKKDLLSLFDEIKTEQAREFPLTEIFLKRYFKPAVLENAKQYLTNKQIGQIDANNDFSQITSEVFNSLAEPSHQHIQIIRDNANITLNAHCSCKVQRKCKHIAAVLLKLKTEHSGEFGQNYLLHDWFNQLEKLKVNQKPLNKDVILFVIEPFKGSLIVTPKVASVAKNGKFGLGRLLTEKQLSSQVTPENLDEADFRLISWIRSQNTFGKLMLEGQWGAIALLKLIATERCFWQDSRDALSMTNSRPLEFNWHNEGNNLSLQANVTGCKSWQLFNTVPPYFIDVEQLVIGELVTPLQSDEIKHLLTMPVINTNMQTQVEQRFNQLFGMSVIKQNGEVSRKVKKLSIKPVISFEYFNQNPVVRLQFQYPNELLNSESELQDNSLGRNLSFENTCINRLKNAGFVDCKGPLQHVEYYSLAISAERPALWHCFVNEITQNLKKDGWQINGQALQQDEITEGQLMVHLSRDKKNKLVIEPYFFLADKRYAFADFLTISSLCNNTAQTFYYICLPNERWVAFAKVDVEILIAFYQEFYQGKKYPKRLNLPLAYARKLSGFQKSQITSDEASLLELTQLVAKDDFGAKLQVPKKLNATLRDYQIHGLHWLRFLKKFQLGGILADDMGLGKTLQTIAFLLAEQGKGKVKLPSLIICPTSLVNNWLQELQRFAPSLNVVVSFGSQRQKQFVKLSKADCVITTYPLLVRDEAIFNDIAFEHVILDEAQTIKNINAKVSRHVKALNSNFNLCLSGTPVENNLSELKSLLDFAMPGLLPSQTHFKEFYQTPIEKEHNQLRADQLKELVKPFLLRRTKAQVVTELPAKTEMVKMLELMPSQQKCYGEIRQKMEFKLKDLFAEIGIDKSRLAFLEALLKLRQICCSPQLLSDEGLQFSFADSTKLDWLAKHLPAMLQQGRKVIIFSQFTSMLSLIEQQLQALNLGYAILTGQTRDRQSAVDSFQQGDKSIFLISLKAGGTGLNLTAADTVIHFDPWWNPAVEQQATDRAYRIGQKKPVFVYKLICQDTIEERVYEMQQNKAALAESFFDAASKQFSVSSAEEILALLK from the coding sequence ATGGCTAAAGGCTTTACCAAAAAAGATTTATTATCCCTGTTTGATGAAATCAAAACAGAGCAAGCTCGTGAATTCCCGCTAACTGAGATTTTTTTAAAACGGTACTTTAAACCTGCAGTACTTGAAAACGCCAAACAGTACTTAACCAATAAGCAAATTGGCCAAATCGATGCCAATAATGACTTTTCTCAAATCACTTCTGAGGTGTTCAATAGCTTGGCTGAGCCAAGTCATCAACACATTCAAATTATACGTGATAATGCTAACATCACTTTAAATGCCCATTGTTCTTGCAAAGTTCAGCGTAAGTGTAAACACATTGCTGCCGTTTTATTGAAATTAAAAACTGAGCATTCTGGTGAATTTGGCCAAAATTATTTATTGCATGATTGGTTTAATCAATTAGAAAAACTAAAAGTAAATCAAAAACCTCTAAATAAAGATGTCATTTTATTTGTTATTGAACCTTTCAAAGGTTCATTAATTGTTACCCCTAAAGTTGCCTCTGTTGCCAAAAATGGTAAGTTCGGTCTTGGTCGTTTATTAACCGAAAAGCAGCTTAGTAGCCAAGTAACACCTGAAAATTTAGATGAAGCAGATTTTCGCTTAATAAGTTGGATCCGCTCGCAAAATACATTTGGTAAATTGATGTTAGAGGGCCAATGGGGCGCAATTGCATTATTAAAATTAATTGCAACAGAGCGTTGTTTTTGGCAAGACTCTCGTGATGCACTAAGCATGACGAATAGTCGACCGCTTGAATTCAATTGGCACAACGAAGGTAATAATCTTTCCTTACAAGCAAATGTAACCGGTTGTAAAAGTTGGCAATTATTTAATACTGTACCACCTTATTTTATTGATGTTGAACAGTTGGTTATTGGCGAATTAGTAACGCCACTACAGAGTGATGAAATCAAGCACCTGCTTACTATGCCTGTCATTAATACAAATATGCAGACTCAAGTCGAGCAGCGCTTTAACCAGCTATTTGGCATGTCTGTTATTAAACAAAACGGCGAGGTAAGTCGTAAAGTAAAAAAGTTATCCATTAAACCGGTTATTAGTTTTGAATACTTTAATCAAAACCCGGTGGTACGATTACAATTTCAGTATCCAAATGAACTTCTTAACAGTGAAAGCGAGTTACAAGATAACTCGTTAGGGCGAAATCTTAGTTTTGAAAATACCTGTATCAATCGTTTAAAAAATGCTGGTTTTGTTGACTGTAAAGGCCCTTTACAGCATGTGGAATATTACAGTTTAGCCATTTCTGCGGAGCGCCCTGCTTTATGGCATTGTTTTGTTAATGAGATTACTCAAAACCTTAAAAAAGATGGCTGGCAAATTAATGGCCAAGCTTTGCAGCAAGACGAGATTACCGAAGGTCAATTAATGGTTCACCTTAGTCGGGATAAGAAAAATAAACTTGTAATAGAGCCTTATTTTTTTCTGGCTGATAAACGTTATGCATTTGCTGACTTTTTAACTATTAGTTCGCTTTGTAATAATACCGCGCAAACCTTTTATTATATTTGCCTACCTAATGAGCGTTGGGTTGCATTTGCAAAAGTCGACGTCGAAATTTTAATCGCATTTTACCAAGAGTTTTATCAAGGAAAAAAGTACCCTAAACGCCTTAATTTGCCACTTGCGTATGCTCGAAAACTTTCAGGGTTTCAAAAATCACAAATCACCAGTGATGAAGCCAGTCTATTGGAACTCACTCAACTGGTAGCAAAAGATGATTTTGGCGCAAAGTTACAAGTGCCCAAAAAACTTAACGCGACCTTACGTGATTATCAAATTCATGGATTACATTGGTTACGTTTTTTAAAGAAGTTTCAACTTGGTGGTATTTTAGCTGATGACATGGGGCTTGGAAAAACCTTACAAACCATCGCTTTTTTATTGGCAGAGCAAGGTAAAGGGAAAGTAAAACTTCCTTCTTTAATTATTTGCCCAACCAGCTTAGTGAATAACTGGTTGCAGGAGTTGCAACGTTTTGCGCCAAGTTTAAATGTGGTTGTTAGTTTTGGTAGCCAACGGCAAAAGCAATTTGTGAAATTGTCAAAAGCGGATTGTGTTATTACAACCTATCCACTTTTAGTTCGTGATGAAGCTATTTTTAACGATATAGCGTTTGAGCACGTTATTTTAGACGAAGCGCAAACCATTAAAAATATCAATGCAAAAGTATCTAGGCATGTTAAGGCGCTTAACAGCAACTTTAATTTATGCCTAAGTGGTACTCCGGTTGAAAATAATTTAAGTGAGCTTAAGTCTCTGCTTGATTTCGCTATGCCAGGATTACTGCCATCACAAACGCATTTCAAAGAGTTTTATCAAACCCCGATTGAAAAAGAGCATAACCAATTACGTGCTGATCAATTAAAAGAGTTAGTTAAACCCTTTTTGCTACGTCGTACTAAAGCGCAAGTGGTAACTGAGCTGCCGGCTAAAACCGAAATGGTAAAAATGCTTGAACTCATGCCTTCTCAACAAAAATGTTATGGTGAAATTCGCCAAAAAATGGAATTTAAACTCAAGGACTTATTTGCTGAAATTGGCATAGATAAGAGTCGATTGGCATTCCTTGAGGCCTTACTTAAACTACGCCAAATTTGTTGTTCACCTCAATTACTATCTGACGAAGGGCTGCAATTTAGTTTTGCAGACAGTACCAAACTCGATTGGTTAGCTAAGCACTTACCTGCAATGTTACAACAAGGTCGTAAAGTGATTATTTTTAGTCAATTTACCAGTATGTTGAGTTTAATTGAACAGCAATTACAAGCACTTAACTTAGGTTATGCGATTTTGACCGGGCAAACTCGTGATCGTCAAAGTGCTGTTGATTCATTTCAACAAGGTGATAAAAGTATCTTTTTGATCAGTTTAAAAGCAGGTGGCACCGGATTAAATTTAACCGCGGCAGATACGGTTATTCACTTTGATCCATGGTGGAATCCAGCTGTTGAGCAACAAGCAACCGATAGAGCTTATCGTATTGGCCAGAAAAAACCGGTATTTGTGTATAAGCTGATTTGCCAAGATACCATTGAAGAACGAGTCTACGAAATGCAACAAAATAAAGCTGCATTAGCTGAATCGTTTTTTGATGCGGCGAGTAAGCAGTTTAGTGTTAGTTCAGCAGAAGAGATTTTGGCTTTATTAAAATAA
- a CDS encoding WYL domain-containing protein — MRKDDLLRYQLIEVILLWEGRLTARHLTDYFSISRPSAQKSITDYKELNPTAFARNNSEKGHIAVAGFEPLFISSDFAQYQQFFAAQPESDSPLHFAIELLPVPLRNVTPEWVRPILLAIKQSLRLDIGYLSLSSPDYEDRIIQPHSIVFDGFRYHVRGFCEKNQDFRDFVLSRFNGEFVFEGAATHTAADDLLWQTWLDVVICPDQRLALKQRQCIEFDYQMQDGKKVIRTRAALLNYLLQRLRVDIYQTDAQSQQIIIEPECRKALSPYLNR, encoded by the coding sequence ATGAGAAAAGATGACTTATTACGATATCAATTAATTGAAGTCATTTTGCTCTGGGAAGGCCGTTTAACTGCTCGTCATTTAACGGATTATTTTTCTATAAGCCGTCCTTCGGCTCAAAAAAGTATTACAGATTATAAAGAACTTAATCCAACCGCATTTGCGCGTAATAATAGCGAAAAAGGCCACATTGCGGTCGCTGGTTTTGAACCTTTGTTTATCTCAAGTGATTTTGCCCAGTATCAGCAATTTTTTGCGGCTCAACCTGAGTCTGATTCCCCATTACATTTTGCAATTGAATTATTACCCGTGCCTTTACGTAATGTTACTCCAGAATGGGTTAGGCCAATTTTGTTAGCGATAAAACAGTCTCTTCGACTCGATATTGGCTACTTGTCATTATCAAGTCCTGATTATGAAGATCGTATTATTCAGCCTCATAGCATTGTATTTGATGGTTTCAGGTACCATGTCAGAGGGTTTTGTGAGAAAAATCAAGATTTTCGAGATTTTGTTTTATCGCGTTTTAATGGTGAGTTTGTTTTTGAAGGGGCTGCAACACATACCGCAGCAGACGATTTGCTTTGGCAAACTTGGCTTGATGTCGTGATTTGTCCAGATCAGCGCCTTGCCCTAAAGCAACGTCAATGCATTGAGTTTGATTATCAAATGCAAGATGGTAAAAAAGTGATCCGTACTCGTGCCGCATTGCTTAATTATTTATTACAGCGATTACGAGTCGATATTTATCAAACAGATGCACAATCACAGCAAATTATTATTGAGCCTGAATGTCGCAAGGCACTGTCGCCATATTTAAACCGCTAA
- the rmuC gene encoding DNA recombination protein RmuC, translating into MTVEFSWLQLQPYILVGSLPLLLCALVCFYKVRLLNKKVVETQSQLVELTALHQTDQISLAQAKGAEQQLDYLKSELQVLQLNNQELNIELRTSKEQQQHFKTRLIESQQQSKHYHNQWQSSQEKLSEVMVQLATLQSSLTEKELSFNAQLEQIANSKAELGKEFENLANRVLSQKSAEFKTLNQESVQQLLMPMQTEMKGFRDKVEAIHSEELKQRSELKTELINLQKLNQDITAQAQQLTNALQGQKKVQGNWGELMLENVLDSAGLRLGLDYKREVSFNTDDGKLRPDVVVYLPQNRHLVIDAKTSLSAYTRYVNAESELDAQVALKQHAQAMNDRINELSNKDYFKLPGLNSPEVVVLFVPIESAYVEALKYQPDLYQKAIERQILVATPTTLLTSLNIVKQLWRFEDQSKHTAELANRAERFYNKLNSFLSSMQGVGKQLDKAKESYDKAFAQLYSGKGNLIKQAAEFRDLGVSVQKELPAPLVEQAHLELGAADVLDEPSVLKSNTQPVTDLTE; encoded by the coding sequence ATGACGGTTGAATTTTCTTGGTTGCAATTGCAGCCCTATATTTTGGTGGGCTCGCTTCCTCTGCTGCTTTGCGCTTTAGTGTGTTTTTATAAAGTGCGCCTTCTCAATAAAAAAGTAGTCGAAACACAAAGCCAATTGGTTGAGCTAACCGCTTTGCATCAAACTGACCAAATTTCACTGGCACAAGCTAAAGGCGCTGAGCAACAGCTTGATTACCTTAAATCTGAGCTGCAAGTACTTCAGCTTAATAATCAAGAGTTAAATATTGAATTACGCACCAGCAAAGAACAACAGCAGCATTTTAAAACCCGTTTAATTGAGTCACAGCAACAAAGTAAGCACTATCATAACCAGTGGCAAAGTAGCCAAGAGAAATTAAGCGAGGTAATGGTACAACTTGCTACCTTGCAAAGTAGCTTAACTGAAAAAGAACTGAGTTTTAATGCGCAGCTAGAGCAAATAGCCAATAGTAAAGCTGAGCTCGGTAAAGAGTTCGAGAACTTAGCTAATCGTGTTCTATCACAAAAAAGTGCCGAATTTAAAACTTTGAACCAAGAAAGTGTGCAGCAGTTGTTAATGCCGATGCAAACTGAAATGAAAGGCTTTCGAGATAAAGTTGAAGCAATTCATAGTGAAGAATTAAAACAGCGCAGCGAACTTAAAACAGAGTTAATAAACTTACAAAAATTAAATCAAGACATCACAGCTCAAGCACAACAACTGACCAATGCGTTACAAGGGCAAAAAAAAGTACAAGGTAATTGGGGCGAGTTAATGCTTGAGAACGTACTCGATAGTGCTGGATTAAGGCTTGGGCTCGATTATAAACGAGAGGTCAGTTTTAATACTGATGATGGCAAATTACGCCCAGATGTAGTGGTGTATTTACCACAAAATCGCCATTTGGTTATTGATGCCAAAACATCTTTATCTGCCTATACCCGTTATGTAAATGCCGAATCTGAACTTGATGCCCAAGTTGCCTTAAAACAGCATGCTCAGGCTATGAATGACCGTATTAATGAATTATCTAACAAAGATTATTTTAAGTTACCTGGCTTAAACTCCCCTGAAGTCGTGGTGCTATTTGTGCCAATAGAATCGGCTTATGTCGAAGCATTAAAATACCAACCTGACTTGTATCAAAAAGCCATAGAACGCCAAATATTAGTAGCAACCCCTACAACGTTATTGACCAGCTTAAATATTGTTAAACAGCTGTGGCGTTTTGAAGATCAAAGTAAACATACGGCAGAGTTAGCTAATCGAGCTGAGCGGTTTTATAACAAACTCAATAGTTTTTTATCGAGTATGCAAGGCGTTGGTAAGCAACTTGATAAAGCAAAAGAAAGCTATGATAAGGCGTTTGCCCAGCTTTATAGTGGTAAAGGTAACTTAATAAAACAAGCTGCCGAATTTCGAGATTTAGGGGTGAGCGTGCAAAAAGAGCTCCCAGCCCCGCTGGTTGAACAAGCCCATTTAGAGCTTGGCGCAGCCGATGTACTTGATGAGCCATCGGTGCTGAAATCCAACACCCAACCGGTCACAGATTTAACGGAGTAA